From one Bdellovibrionales bacterium CG10_big_fil_rev_8_21_14_0_10_45_34 genomic stretch:
- the clpA gene encoding ATP-dependent Clp protease ATP-binding subunit ClpA produces the protein MLSPKAEKCLDSAIRRAQSAKHEFVTPEHLLLSILEDESVLALIQHLGVKKSQIIQPLEAHLNDKVPHIQDEGQIPQVTHSLKRVIQRAVIQVQSAGKPLVEVGHILIAFFDERESFATYYLHQAGVGRFDVVSFFSHGPRLQASLLPSQTKTSADSDENFAAATALSKYTINLNERALTGKVDRLIGRDKELNRVIQTLGRRTKNNPLLVGDPGVGKTAIAEGLALMVVQAKVPDFLKSAQIHTLDMGLLLAGTKFRGEFEERLKQVVEEITHLEKGILFIDEIHTLIGAGGTQGGSLDASNLLKPALSSGELSCIGSTTVKDFRMHFEKDAALARRFQRIDVHEPSSDECFEILKGIRPAYEAFHKVKYSDEALKSAIELSTKFLRERRLPDKAIDLLDEAGSKNRIFGQEGRVVTITEKEIESVLSQVARIPERALQSNDKEKLKTLEQNLKLLIFGQDEAVTLLASSIKLSRSGLGHANKPVGSFLFAGPTGVGKTELAKQLAHTLGLKFLRYDMSEYMEKHAVSRLIGAPPGYVGYDEGGLLTEAIHQNPHSVLLLDEIEKAHPDLVQILLQVMDSGQLTDTNGRASDFRNVILIMTSNAGAREAAKSEVGIISGTAQARFMEAVKRQFNPEFINRLDAIVPFNNLDEAIIIQVVEKFIMEFQQQLQDKKVELAVERSAQEWLMKKGYDPVMGARPMSRVITNELRTPLVEEILFGNLQNGGRVVVSLKDDRLDFTFEEASGRDSKKKKARENSATKESVKK, from the coding sequence ATGCTCAGTCCAAAAGCTGAAAAGTGTTTAGACAGTGCGATTAGGCGGGCACAAAGCGCAAAGCATGAGTTCGTCACGCCAGAGCATCTATTATTGTCTATTCTTGAAGACGAATCTGTTCTGGCTCTCATCCAGCATCTTGGAGTTAAAAAATCTCAGATTATCCAACCTTTAGAAGCTCACCTAAATGACAAAGTTCCTCATATACAGGATGAAGGCCAAATACCCCAAGTGACCCATTCTCTCAAGAGAGTCATTCAAAGAGCTGTCATTCAAGTGCAAAGCGCAGGCAAACCACTTGTCGAAGTGGGTCATATCCTTATTGCATTCTTCGATGAACGAGAGTCATTTGCCACTTACTACCTTCACCAAGCGGGAGTCGGCAGATTTGATGTTGTGAGCTTCTTCTCTCACGGGCCTCGGCTTCAAGCGTCACTTCTACCTTCGCAAACAAAGACATCTGCTGATTCTGATGAAAATTTTGCAGCGGCGACGGCTCTCTCAAAATACACGATCAATCTCAATGAGAGGGCTCTTACCGGCAAAGTTGATCGCCTGATTGGTAGGGACAAAGAACTAAATAGAGTAATTCAAACGCTCGGTAGACGTACTAAAAATAACCCCCTTCTTGTTGGCGATCCTGGTGTAGGTAAGACGGCCATCGCGGAGGGTTTGGCGCTAATGGTTGTGCAGGCAAAGGTGCCCGACTTTCTGAAGTCCGCACAAATTCACACTCTTGATATGGGGCTACTTTTGGCCGGCACGAAATTTCGGGGAGAGTTTGAAGAGCGTCTCAAGCAGGTCGTCGAAGAAATAACTCATTTAGAAAAAGGCATACTTTTTATAGACGAGATTCATACACTTATTGGAGCAGGCGGCACCCAAGGCGGAAGTTTAGATGCCTCTAACTTGCTGAAGCCAGCACTTTCTTCCGGAGAGCTGAGCTGTATTGGTTCAACCACGGTAAAAGATTTTAGGATGCATTTCGAAAAAGATGCTGCGTTGGCAAGGCGATTTCAACGCATTGATGTTCACGAACCAAGTTCAGACGAGTGCTTTGAGATCCTCAAAGGCATACGTCCGGCATATGAAGCTTTTCATAAAGTCAAATACAGTGATGAAGCACTCAAATCTGCTATTGAGCTTTCCACTAAATTTCTCAGGGAGCGTAGGCTTCCCGACAAGGCAATTGATCTTTTAGATGAAGCTGGTTCAAAAAATCGAATCTTCGGCCAGGAAGGTCGCGTTGTTACGATTACAGAAAAAGAAATTGAGTCAGTGTTGTCGCAGGTTGCAAGAATTCCGGAGCGTGCGCTTCAATCAAACGACAAAGAAAAGTTGAAAACACTTGAGCAAAATTTAAAGTTGCTGATTTTTGGTCAAGATGAAGCCGTCACGCTACTAGCATCCTCCATTAAGTTGAGTCGCTCAGGACTTGGCCATGCCAATAAGCCTGTCGGCTCATTTTTGTTTGCCGGTCCCACAGGCGTTGGTAAAACGGAGCTGGCCAAACAGTTGGCCCATACGCTCGGTCTAAAATTTCTCAGGTATGATATGAGCGAGTATATGGAGAAGCATGCGGTCTCTAGACTCATCGGCGCTCCTCCCGGGTATGTTGGGTATGATGAAGGTGGGCTCTTAACCGAAGCGATTCATCAGAATCCCCATAGCGTGTTGCTCTTAGATGAGATAGAGAAGGCGCATCCCGATTTGGTTCAAATATTGTTGCAAGTGATGGATAGCGGGCAATTGACCGACACGAATGGGCGGGCTTCCGATTTTAGGAATGTGATTTTGATTATGACCTCAAACGCTGGAGCAAGAGAAGCTGCGAAATCCGAGGTTGGCATTATTAGCGGTACGGCGCAGGCGAGGTTCATGGAGGCCGTGAAGCGTCAGTTCAACCCAGAATTTATCAATCGCCTTGATGCCATCGTTCCATTCAATAATTTGGATGAGGCGATCATTATACAAGTCGTTGAGAAGTTTATTATGGAGTTTCAACAGCAACTTCAAGACAAAAAGGTTGAACTCGCGGTAGAGAGATCTGCTCAAGAGTGGTTGATGAAAAAAGGATACGACCCTGTTATGGGCGCGCGTCCAATGAGTAGAGTCATTACAAATGAACTCAGAACTCCATTGGTCGAAGAGATCCTGTTTGGCAATCTTCAGAATGGTGGTCGGGTAGTGGTAAGCCTGAAAGATGATCGTCTTGATTTTACATTCGAAGAAGCATCTGGCCGGGATTCAAAAAAGAAGAAGGCTCGAGAAAATTCTGCCACAAAAGAGTCGGTCAAAAAATAA
- a CDS encoding ATP-dependent Clp protease adapter ClpS, translating to MSSDDSDEKRHSGGVITKPSIKVEKPRMYKVVLLNDDYTPMDFVVVVLKAIFRHDDSEAVQIMLEVHNKGAGVAGVFPYDIAEMKASRVHELARKEEHPLKCLLERE from the coding sequence ATGAGTTCAGATGATTCAGATGAGAAACGCCACTCTGGCGGTGTCATTACAAAGCCAAGTATCAAAGTAGAAAAACCGAGAATGTACAAAGTGGTTTTGCTAAATGACGACTATACGCCGATGGATTTCGTTGTTGTGGTGCTAAAAGCAATATTCCGGCATGATGATTCGGAAGCGGTCCAAATCATGTTGGAGGTTCACAACAAAGGGGCCGGAGTGGCGGGAGTCTTCCCGTACGACATTGCAGAAATGAAGGCGTCTCGAGTTCATGAGCTTGCTAGAAAAGAAGAGCACCCACTAAAGTGCCTTCTTGAAAGGGAGTAA
- a CDS encoding dihydroorotase (Catalyzes the reversible hydrolysis of the amide bond within dihydroorotate. This metabolic intermediate is required for the biosynthesis of pyrimidine nucleotides), translated as MPTDTQNRTFDLVLENITVLLNGRLEVRNIGVSEGKIASLDANAQQSREKRSMKGLVALPGAIDTQVHFRDPGFPEKETLQSGTRAAVIGGITAVFEMPNTNPATISSTEIAKKCQKVQQNAWCDIAFYVGATRDNLPYLSELERLEGVCGVKSFLGSSTGNLLLENPDDWRRLMQSTKGPLAFHSENEALLKLRKAELNDCMTANVNMHPIWRNEEVAFSSTKRLIEMAREQRRKVHVLHVTTQEEMEFLHLNKDICSVETTPQHLTLVAPECYERLGTLAQMNPPIRSQRHYDALWKAVANGTVDILGSDHAPHTLEEKRRAYPNSPSGMTGVQTLLFVMLNHVNKGRLSLQRLVDMVSLNPAKRFCIKGKGPIALGRDADFTIVDLKKKFLITNPWIESNCGWTPFDGMTVEGSPVATMIRGRLIVEEGAIATGGPTGSLLSFNKWRPEKPNFCDTN; from the coding sequence ATGCCGACTGATACTCAAAACCGAACTTTCGACCTCGTTTTAGAAAACATCACTGTCCTACTTAATGGGAGGTTAGAAGTACGAAACATCGGAGTTTCAGAGGGGAAGATAGCTTCATTAGACGCGAACGCACAGCAGAGTCGAGAAAAAAGATCCATGAAGGGTTTGGTAGCACTACCAGGGGCGATTGATACGCAGGTTCACTTTCGAGATCCAGGGTTTCCAGAAAAGGAAACTCTTCAGTCTGGAACGCGTGCCGCAGTGATTGGCGGGATAACAGCCGTTTTCGAAATGCCAAACACAAATCCTGCTACGATCAGCTCAACCGAGATTGCCAAAAAGTGTCAGAAGGTACAGCAAAATGCCTGGTGTGACATAGCGTTTTATGTAGGCGCGACACGTGACAATCTGCCCTACTTGAGTGAGCTAGAACGCTTAGAAGGTGTTTGCGGCGTGAAGAGTTTTCTTGGAAGCTCGACGGGGAATCTCTTGTTAGAGAACCCCGACGATTGGCGAAGACTCATGCAATCTACAAAAGGGCCTCTCGCTTTTCATAGCGAAAACGAAGCACTGCTTAAGTTGCGAAAAGCAGAACTGAATGATTGTATGACAGCAAATGTAAACATGCATCCGATCTGGCGAAACGAAGAGGTTGCGTTTTCATCAACGAAGCGTCTCATCGAAATGGCACGAGAGCAGCGGCGAAAAGTACATGTTCTTCACGTTACTACTCAAGAAGAAATGGAATTTCTCCACCTGAACAAAGATATATGTTCTGTTGAAACTACCCCCCAACACCTCACTCTGGTTGCACCTGAATGTTATGAGAGACTTGGTACCTTGGCTCAGATGAACCCGCCAATAAGATCTCAAAGACATTACGATGCGTTGTGGAAGGCCGTGGCAAATGGAACTGTCGATATATTGGGATCGGATCATGCTCCACATACTTTAGAAGAGAAGCGTAGAGCCTATCCGAACAGCCCCTCGGGTATGACAGGAGTGCAAACCCTTCTGTTCGTAATGCTCAATCACGTCAACAAAGGAAGGCTTTCTTTGCAGCGGTTGGTCGATATGGTAAGCCTAAATCCAGCCAAACGATTTTGCATAAAGGGAAAGGGCCCAATTGCATTAGGCAGAGATGCGGATTTTACGATTGTCGACCTCAAGAAAAAGTTTTTGATTACCAATCCATGGATTGAAAGCAACTGCGGATGGACGCCTTTTGATGGCATGACGGTCGAGGGGAGCCCTGTCGCTACCATGATTCGAGGTCGATTGATCGTCGAAGAGGGGGCGATTGCTACAGGGGGGCCAACTGGGAGTCTGCTTAGTTTTAACAAATGGCGGCCAGAGAAACCGAATTTCTGCGACACAAATTAG
- the ppk1 gene encoding polyphosphate kinase 1, protein MRRLSPTNITDISAKSNTLLSRDLSWLEFNARVLHEAIDARTPLLERLRFLSIYSSNLDEFFMKRVGAMRRQVMAGVTKSHGPVSTKELLVEIRRRVLSEGLKAACYFNTVVRPELEKENIFFVDRNNLTNEEKAWLHKYFRENVFSMLTPLSVDPGHPFPFLSNLSLSLGVLLSPPDQSDNMFARVKIPASLPQWVQLGDEKNLSVYKFIGLKDVIWLHLQELFPKMTILKVMPFRITRNVDLERDEDEADDLLEMIEEELRQRKFARIVRVEHEADPDPWIINFIKEELELGDEDAYESVLGLEYSNLNVIADLPIAKHKFRIFNPVVPSLLLDDTANIFNVIRRNDVLLHHPFESFTASVERFITEAAEDPKVYAIKMTLYRTGDDSQFVRTLIRAAEMGKHVVVVIELKARFDEKRNISWAQQLENAGAHVVYGVVGLKTHCKMALVVRRDNDGLRSYVHIGTGNYHSTTSKLYTDMGLITCKPLVADDVVEVFHYLTGRSLKEDYNSLLVAPVTMKNRFLALIQTEIDNSLSGKPAHIIAKMNSLEDEGITSALYAASQAGVKVQLIVRGFCVLRPGVKGLSENISVQSIIGRYLEHSRIFFFRNGKEDPVEGLIYIGSADWMYRNLQNRVEVVTVVNERSHRERILETLQLMLADQRQTWEMDSEGTYLQRSPRNDYEAVGIHERLMVAYSERLQKTLSQPEKKEYRSVRRGRKKR, encoded by the coding sequence GTGAGGCGCTTGAGTCCCACCAACATTACAGATATTTCAGCAAAATCGAACACACTTTTGAGCCGAGATCTTTCCTGGCTGGAATTCAATGCTCGCGTACTTCACGAGGCCATTGACGCGAGAACACCTCTGCTAGAGAGACTTCGATTTCTTTCGATTTACTCGTCAAACCTCGATGAGTTTTTTATGAAAAGAGTGGGAGCCATGAGACGTCAGGTCATGGCTGGAGTCACAAAGTCTCACGGTCCGGTGAGTACGAAAGAACTTCTTGTTGAGATCCGCCGACGTGTGCTCTCAGAAGGTTTGAAAGCGGCCTGTTATTTCAACACTGTGGTTCGACCAGAGCTAGAGAAAGAAAACATTTTTTTTGTTGATCGGAATAATTTAACAAATGAAGAGAAGGCCTGGCTCCACAAGTATTTCCGCGAGAATGTTTTTTCGATGCTCACGCCTCTTTCCGTAGATCCGGGACATCCCTTTCCGTTTCTTTCAAATCTTTCACTTTCACTGGGGGTTTTACTATCTCCTCCGGATCAGTCCGACAACATGTTCGCTCGGGTGAAAATCCCAGCAAGTCTGCCACAGTGGGTTCAGCTAGGGGACGAAAAGAATCTCAGTGTTTATAAGTTTATAGGTTTAAAGGATGTTATTTGGCTTCACTTGCAAGAACTCTTTCCGAAAATGACAATTCTCAAAGTTATGCCATTTCGAATAACTCGTAACGTGGACCTTGAAAGAGACGAAGACGAAGCAGATGACTTACTTGAGATGATTGAAGAGGAGCTCCGCCAGCGAAAGTTTGCTCGTATTGTTCGCGTTGAACATGAGGCCGACCCTGATCCGTGGATCATTAATTTCATTAAGGAAGAACTCGAACTCGGAGATGAGGACGCTTACGAGTCTGTTTTAGGGCTTGAGTATTCGAACCTCAACGTCATTGCCGATCTTCCGATAGCTAAACATAAGTTTCGGATCTTCAACCCCGTTGTGCCCAGCTTATTGCTCGATGATACTGCGAATATTTTTAACGTTATTAGGCGAAATGACGTGCTACTTCATCACCCTTTTGAAAGCTTTACGGCTTCCGTGGAGCGCTTCATTACAGAAGCGGCTGAAGACCCTAAGGTCTACGCAATAAAGATGACCCTCTATAGAACGGGCGACGACAGTCAGTTTGTGAGAACGCTCATTCGTGCGGCGGAGATGGGTAAGCATGTCGTCGTTGTGATAGAATTGAAGGCGCGGTTTGACGAAAAACGGAATATTTCCTGGGCGCAGCAGCTGGAAAACGCTGGGGCGCATGTCGTCTACGGCGTGGTTGGTCTAAAAACTCACTGTAAAATGGCCCTTGTCGTGAGGCGCGATAATGATGGTTTAAGAAGCTATGTACACATCGGAACCGGAAACTACCATAGCACGACTTCGAAACTTTACACGGATATGGGGCTGATTACCTGCAAACCATTAGTTGCAGACGATGTTGTAGAGGTTTTTCATTACTTAACAGGAAGATCTTTAAAAGAGGACTATAACTCACTGCTTGTTGCACCTGTTACTATGAAAAATCGCTTTTTGGCGCTCATCCAGACCGAAATTGACAACAGCCTTAGCGGAAAGCCAGCTCACATTATTGCTAAAATGAACAGCCTCGAAGATGAAGGTATTACTTCGGCTCTGTATGCAGCATCACAAGCAGGAGTTAAAGTTCAACTGATCGTCAGAGGTTTCTGCGTGCTTCGTCCAGGTGTGAAGGGACTCAGTGAAAACATTTCTGTTCAATCAATCATCGGTCGCTACTTAGAGCATTCACGAATTTTCTTTTTTAGAAACGGTAAAGAGGATCCCGTAGAGGGTCTCATTTACATCGGGTCGGCGGACTGGATGTATCGAAACCTCCAAAACCGAGTCGAAGTGGTTACTGTTGTTAATGAACGCTCCCACCGCGAGCGGATTCTTGAAACTCTTCAGCTCATGCTTGCGGATCAACGTCAAACATGGGAAATGGATTCAGAGGGGACTTACCTTCAGCGATCTCCTAGAAACGATTACGAGGCAGTGGGTATCCATGAGCGGTTGATGGTGGCCTATAGTGAGCGTTTGCAAAAAACACTTTCGCAGCCAGAGAAAAAAGAATATCGCTCCGTTCGCCGAGGTCGCAAGAAACGATAA
- a CDS encoding peptidase M48, giving the protein MTQASWNIAIYTILLASFLLNWIIEWLNVKNASRPVPDEIAGLYDDEKYQKSQSYLIDQSRFGIVESTFTLGVLILAKETGLIGQLDAVTKEIFSLENVILWGVLFFGLLGLASLILNLPFQIYSTFVLEEKYGFNRTTPKVFMLDLLKSALLGVLVGGPVLYAVLWLLGAMGSYGWLYAWIFVVGMQLLLSYLAPHWIMPLFNKFTRLENGELRDSIERYASSQNFELSEIYMMDGSKRSSKANAFFTGLGNRKRIVLFDTLVEKQSTAELVSVLAHEIGHFKMKHIPRQLVLGVFTTGVMFYVLSVVMGNQSLVATFGFAEASVHASLFVFAIVYSPVSQILGVLRMYFSRKYEFEADDFAVRTCNSGVTLESALRKLSQDNLSNLTPHPLKVFLEYSHPPLVDRVKAIRAINSRLSL; this is encoded by the coding sequence ATGACACAAGCATCTTGGAACATCGCAATTTACACCATCCTTTTGGCGAGCTTCCTTTTAAACTGGATAATTGAATGGCTCAATGTGAAAAACGCCAGTCGGCCTGTGCCCGACGAGATAGCTGGACTTTACGATGATGAGAAGTACCAAAAATCGCAAAGCTATCTCATCGACCAGTCCCGTTTTGGAATCGTCGAATCAACCTTTACGCTCGGCGTTTTAATTTTAGCTAAAGAGACCGGTCTCATTGGTCAGCTTGACGCAGTAACCAAAGAAATATTTTCTCTTGAGAATGTCATTTTGTGGGGAGTTTTGTTTTTTGGCCTATTGGGGCTTGCATCATTGATCCTAAACCTTCCTTTTCAAATCTATTCTACGTTTGTTCTTGAAGAGAAGTATGGCTTCAATCGAACGACTCCCAAAGTCTTTATGTTAGACCTTCTAAAATCGGCATTACTCGGAGTCTTAGTGGGCGGCCCCGTGCTTTATGCGGTGCTTTGGCTACTGGGAGCTATGGGGAGCTATGGTTGGCTCTATGCCTGGATTTTTGTCGTCGGAATGCAGCTCCTTTTGTCTTACCTGGCTCCGCACTGGATCATGCCTTTATTCAACAAATTCACTCGCCTAGAGAACGGCGAGCTTCGAGATTCCATTGAGAGATATGCGTCTTCACAAAATTTCGAGCTATCTGAAATCTACATGATGGACGGTTCAAAACGGTCTTCAAAAGCGAATGCTTTTTTTACTGGCCTAGGCAATCGCAAGCGAATCGTGCTTTTTGATACGTTGGTAGAAAAGCAGAGTACTGCCGAGCTAGTTAGTGTTTTAGCCCATGAGATTGGTCATTTTAAAATGAAGCATATCCCTCGGCAGTTGGTGCTTGGGGTTTTCACTACGGGAGTCATGTTTTACGTGCTTTCCGTTGTAATGGGGAATCAAAGCCTCGTTGCTACTTTTGGATTTGCTGAAGCAAGTGTTCATGCCAGCTTATTCGTATTTGCGATTGTTTACTCACCCGTTTCTCAAATTTTGGGAGTGCTCCGAATGTATTTTTCTAGAAAGTACGAGTTTGAAGCGGATGATTTTGCCGTAAGAACTTGCAACTCGGGAGTAACGCTTGAATCAGCGCTGAGAAAGTTGTCGCAAGACAATCTTTCAAACCTGACTCCTCATCCTCTTAAAGTTTTCTTGGAGTACTCGCATCCTCCGCTAGTAGATCGCGTGAAAGCTATTCGTGCTATAAATTCGCGACTTAGCTTATAG
- the pip gene encoding prolyl aminopeptidase, translated as MAQVNQPFNTFRLKVSEIHELYVEEVGNPSGVPIVFLHGGPGAGCNEHHRELFDPKIFRAVLFDQRGCGRSTPHASLEQNTTWDLVADIERIRDHLKIDKWIVFGGSWGSTLGLAYAESHSERCKALILRGIFLCRPEEIEWFYQYGAHQVFPDFFQPYQDFIPASERDNYLKAYYKRLNSADEKVRLEAAKCWSIWEGSTAKLLPDEKTISEFGSDHMALSLARIENHYFVNGCFFRTPNQLLEDAHKISNVPGVIVHGRYDMVCPIKNAFDLHKVWPNADFHVIPDAGHAVTEPGIQKALKESLRKYY; from the coding sequence ATGGCTCAGGTTAACCAACCCTTTAACACTTTTAGACTCAAAGTTTCTGAGATTCACGAACTGTATGTAGAAGAAGTGGGCAATCCCTCGGGGGTTCCCATAGTGTTTCTTCACGGTGGGCCAGGAGCCGGCTGCAACGAGCATCATCGAGAACTTTTTGATCCAAAAATTTTTCGTGCGGTGCTGTTTGATCAAAGGGGGTGTGGTCGCAGCACGCCTCATGCTAGCCTTGAGCAAAATACAACGTGGGATTTGGTTGCAGATATCGAGCGTATCCGAGACCATCTCAAAATAGATAAATGGATAGTATTCGGGGGATCTTGGGGAAGCACTCTTGGTCTTGCTTATGCAGAAAGTCACTCCGAAAGGTGCAAGGCACTTATTTTGCGCGGGATATTTTTGTGTCGTCCCGAAGAGATTGAGTGGTTTTATCAGTATGGGGCGCACCAGGTTTTTCCGGATTTCTTTCAGCCCTATCAAGATTTTATCCCGGCGAGTGAAAGAGATAATTATTTGAAGGCCTACTATAAGCGGCTCAACTCGGCAGACGAAAAGGTCAGATTAGAAGCTGCTAAATGCTGGAGTATTTGGGAAGGGTCAACAGCAAAGCTGCTTCCGGACGAAAAAACCATCTCCGAGTTTGGCTCAGACCACATGGCGCTTTCTCTTGCTCGAATTGAGAACCATTATTTCGTTAACGGCTGCTTTTTTCGAACTCCAAATCAGTTGCTAGAAGATGCACACAAAATATCGAACGTCCCGGGAGTGATAGTTCATGGTCGTTACGATATGGTTTGCCCAATAAAGAACGCCTTTGATCTTCACAAAGTTTGGCCTAACGCTGACTTTCATGTGATACCCGATGCTGGCCATGCTGTAACCGAACCAGGCATCCAAAAAGCGCTTAAAGAATCCCTCCGTAAATACTACTAA
- a CDS encoding dicarboxylate/amino acid:cation symporter, which yields MPKLWKWPLHRQIFLALGLAVLVGVALLAGAKLGWTYGGFQFVLKIVSDIFLNLLKMIILPLVVTSIFMGVTSISSFKTLGKIGARTGLYYLCSSALAIFVGLLFVNILKPGVGSDLVISSQNVQQNLTENSLWSLLTRAIPQNPFESLAKFDMLGVIVFVILFSIFSVRVGGAHLDRLRGVAESIYEVTMKLTQSILALAPIGIFALVLSLILTTGFSAFFPLMKYLLCVGVALCTHFFIVLPLAYWYFTKKSPLTYLKAMSPALLTAFSSASSSATLPLTLECAEERGGVSNRVASLVIPLGATVNMDGTALYEGVAVLFIAQVMGVDLSIAQQGIVLITALMVSVGAAGIPHAGLVMMVIILEAVGLPIEATGLIWGVDRVVDMARTATNVWSDSVGAAIIDQTV from the coding sequence GTGCCAAAATTGTGGAAGTGGCCCCTACATAGGCAGATTTTTCTCGCATTGGGTTTAGCAGTATTAGTAGGGGTGGCGCTTCTTGCGGGAGCGAAGCTTGGTTGGACATACGGTGGCTTTCAATTCGTTCTTAAAATTGTTTCAGACATATTTCTCAACCTTTTAAAGATGATCATTTTGCCGCTCGTAGTGACTTCCATTTTTATGGGCGTGACATCTATTTCTTCTTTTAAAACCCTCGGGAAGATTGGAGCGAGAACAGGGCTATACTATCTCTGCTCTAGTGCGTTGGCCATTTTTGTAGGCCTTTTATTTGTCAATATTTTGAAGCCCGGCGTGGGATCGGACCTTGTTATTTCTTCTCAGAATGTTCAGCAGAACTTAACAGAGAACTCTCTTTGGTCTCTCCTTACACGAGCTATTCCCCAGAACCCTTTCGAGTCGCTGGCAAAGTTCGACATGTTAGGCGTGATTGTCTTCGTAATCCTATTTTCAATATTTTCAGTCCGTGTGGGAGGAGCTCACTTAGATAGGCTACGCGGCGTTGCCGAGTCGATTTATGAAGTCACTATGAAGCTAACGCAGTCGATTCTAGCTTTGGCGCCCATCGGAATTTTTGCGCTGGTTTTGAGCTTAATTCTTACTACTGGATTTTCCGCGTTTTTTCCGCTGATGAAATATCTGTTGTGTGTTGGCGTGGCGCTCTGCACTCATTTCTTTATCGTGTTACCGCTAGCTTATTGGTACTTCACTAAGAAAAGCCCGCTGACCTACCTCAAGGCCATGTCGCCCGCACTTTTGACGGCGTTTTCTTCGGCATCGAGTTCAGCGACTTTGCCCCTGACCTTAGAGTGTGCAGAAGAGCGTGGCGGTGTTTCTAACCGAGTGGCAAGTCTTGTTATTCCGCTAGGTGCTACGGTAAATATGGATGGCACGGCACTTTATGAAGGCGTAGCCGTACTGTTTATTGCGCAAGTGATGGGAGTCGACCTTAGCATAGCTCAACAAGGGATTGTGCTTATAACAGCGCTTATGGTCTCTGTTGGTGCAGCGGGAATTCCTCATGCTGGCTTAGTTATGATGGTGATTATACTCGAAGCTGTCGGGTTACCAATTGAGGCCACAGGCCTTATTTGGGGGGTCGACCGCGTGGTTGATATGGCACGAACGGCTACAAACGTTTGGTCTGACTCAGTTGGAGCGGCCATTATTGACCAAACTGTGTAG
- the msrB gene encoding peptide-methionine (R)-S-oxide reductase, whose amino-acid sequence MNSQSKKEDINWKALTEEQWRARLTPEQFEVLRNKGTERAFSSESCRKFDPGDYSCAGCGQLLFRSQGKFDSGTGWPSFTAPVGGESVREIEDSSCGMSRTEVICSRCDGHLGHVFDDGPPPNHKRYCINALSLKFAPTP is encoded by the coding sequence ATGAATAGTCAGAGCAAAAAGGAAGATATAAATTGGAAGGCACTAACAGAAGAGCAGTGGCGAGCTCGTTTGACGCCGGAACAATTTGAGGTGCTGAGAAACAAAGGTACAGAGCGCGCCTTTTCCTCCGAGTCTTGTCGTAAGTTCGACCCAGGCGACTACAGTTGTGCCGGATGTGGTCAGTTGCTTTTTCGAAGCCAAGGGAAGTTTGACTCAGGTACGGGTTGGCCAAGTTTTACGGCGCCTGTCGGGGGGGAATCCGTTAGAGAGATAGAGGACAGCTCTTGCGGAATGTCGCGAACAGAGGTTATCTGCTCAAGGTGTGATGGTCACTTGGGTCACGTTTTCGATGACGGTCCACCGCCAAATCATAAACGATATTGCATCAACGCATTGTCCCTAAAGTTTGCGCCAACTCCGTAA
- a CDS encoding tRNA (adenosine(37)-N6)-threonylcarbamoyltransferase complex ATPase subunit type 1 TsaE gives MNKSQREVQRVDLVGLKEISQGVVKSLPERAIVLLKGNLGAGKTQFASFIVEECGYEFLGSPTFGFENVYDGGEVKIHHWDLYRIKNALDLESTGFWDQFSEKCALVLIEWPERLEGANLPSEWALTEIHLELTEEDHLRAVWYSCFDE, from the coding sequence ATGAACAAATCGCAGCGTGAAGTGCAAAGAGTTGATTTAGTTGGTCTTAAGGAGATTTCTCAAGGCGTTGTTAAAAGCCTCCCCGAGCGTGCCATCGTCTTACTTAAAGGTAACTTGGGAGCTGGCAAAACCCAGTTCGCGAGTTTTATCGTCGAGGAGTGTGGTTATGAGTTTTTGGGTTCTCCGACTTTTGGTTTTGAAAATGTTTATGATGGTGGCGAGGTAAAGATCCACCACTGGGATCTCTACCGCATCAAGAATGCTTTAGATCTTGAGAGCACCGGATTCTGGGATCAATTTTCTGAAAAGTGTGCACTTGTTTTGATTGAATGGCCCGAGCGTTTAGAAGGTGCGAATTTGCCAAGTGAGTGGGCATTAACAGAGATTCATCTTGAGTTAACAGAAGAGGATCACCTTCGAGCGGTGTGGTATTCGTGTTTCGACGAGTAG